Part of the Onthophagus taurus isolate NC chromosome 11, IU_Otau_3.0, whole genome shotgun sequence genome is shown below.
tcagattttaaatgtcaacctcaattttgacatatttgtaatcgttattaaaaatccttttccGTCGACCATgtatttatatgatttataaatgtatacaaaatcattcattaatgacaccaattaataaacgattttaatataaaaattacacaaatttaacctcacttttaatgtGTCAAAAGTCAACTTATTATTGTAGTCTTACCGAATAGATATAATGGTCGGTTGGGTCGGTATTACAGATTTCATTCGAGAATATTTACTAAATTGACTACTATATTAGTTCGGTCGGACTTTCTTAAAGTTTGGGTGATTTTTCAACGATGtattttctctattttgttgaaaagacagtcaacggaaaaatattgtaactaaCTCGTATATTAAACTgcgattaattatctcaataattaatcGCCTTCATTAATACGCTTGTtggttaaataactattaaaatgagcccaaacatgatacatACGTTTAACCCTAGAAAGATAACCTACGTCGATTCGACGTGTTCGACTGGTTATTTTTAACGTACTATAAAATATGGTTATCTTTCTAGggttaatttcaatattacttGAGATGTTCAActtccgatttgaaatgtcaatgtcaagcAAGATAAGTCCtcgcttataatttcattaatttacccattttgaattaaatacaacctttaaatccaattaaatatgtttttcattaaacaaaacgtcaattttgacaagcaactgcaatatttggatcttaatcaccatggtaaccgagtcatgttggataaccttaaaataataaaattttatttcgatttttttatcaattcgaacctaatttgtattaatttttaaacacttcgaattctttacgattatcttgcattcataacaaattcgttaattgtaattaatgtaaatcgattctaattaagagaaataaattttttgatttaatccacttaccttgtttataattccctagataaaccaattttgaattaaatacagccttttaaaccaattaaataagactttttccttaaataaacttaaattcaatttcaattttgacaagccccttcaatatttggatcttaatcaccatggtaaccgagtcaagttagataaccttaaaataataaaattttatttcgatttttttatcaattctaccctaatttttattaattttaaaacaattcgaattctttacgattatctggaattcataacaaattcgttaattgtaattaatttaaatcgattctaattacaagaaataaattaaaaatatatttttatgatttaatccacttaccttgtttataattccctagataaaccaattttgagttaaatacagccttttaaaccaattaaataagactttttccttaaataaacttaaattcaattttgacaagcacctgcaatatttggatcttaatcaccatggtaaccgagtcaaataacctaacaataataaaattataaccgttaatatttcgctttatattttaatatttttttttgtcattatcttctttttttaatatttttgtgtattgcttcttaagtgaaatacactgtataaataaaaacatagaaatgtcaattcttccaatgacgtcacagcAAGGCCTTTGCGGGGGATACGTTCATAAGTACGACCTTGCTCAGCTGTCAActgtcattttaaaatttcttaaaagttaaatttatttcaaaacacgggttgttgggtatcaaattgaagctaaacaCAAACTTGAAGGAATACTTCATCTGCTGTACCAAAATTATGtgcatttttgaaaacaaactaatttaattgtattaattcaaaacatttcttaatctGAGTACATTCCCTTAGAAGTTAGTTGGTTAAGCCTTGTCTTTGTAGTTAATGAAAAAGAACTTTTGGgagtattaacaaaaatagaaaacttattacaattttttttattatttcaatttatgtcaaataataataattaaattcaagCGACCGCAACAGCTGGAGGTGGCAGATCGGGTTTGATTGGTCTGATATCGCTCGATGGATTAAGAGGTAAAGGCTCATCTTTTGGTTCAACAACGGAAACGTTATCAGGTAACGGCCGTTTCGGTCCAGTTTTGCCATTAGGATCCCATGGAAGCATAATTTTCAcctaaacaataataatgattaaaaaatcacaaatagaAACAACTCATGTTTACCTTGATTCCTAAAACACCTTGTCTTAAGAGGACATGGCGAGTTGCAGTATCCACATAATCATTACATGGATCTCCAGAATGTATCATGAGGCCATCGACGAATTTCATTGATTTTGCTCTTTGTCCTCGGAGTTTTCCGCTAACAACAACTTCGCAACCTAAAATGATATCAGATTTAGGTTAAATTTGTGATAAAGTTAACTTAGATTACTAACCTgaaataactttaattaatctaattatattagatgatttaaataaagacaaaaattaaaattttatatgaatttatttaaaaatcgattaatacttaaaaataaaaaaatctataactTAAATCGAGTTTTACAATCCTCGTTCAAAGGGTTTCCCTCAAGATAATTAACTACATTCGGCActttatcaaaaatcttttcaggtagacaatttaattgattaaaatttaattttaaccaatCGATTTGTTCGATGTTATCCAAGAAATCATCGGGGATGACgcgaatttcatttttattcaaaaacaaCCACCCCAAAGCAGATATTCCCTCCAAACTTTTCGGATCAACATCCGAAATGAggttattattcaaaaaaatattggtcATCACTTTTCTACCGGCGATCTGATGCGTTCCGTGAACATTTTGGAACGCCCGCCTCGGAATCCGCTTGATTTCGTTCTCCTGAAACGATAACGTGTTGACGTTTGGCGTTTGAAGAAACCAATCCTCATTCCAAGTTTGAATTCGATTcctatcaaaattaacaacCTCCAAGTTGGGCAAACGATCAAGAGCACCCCTCTCAATCCGAACTATATCGTTATTCGACAAATTCAATTCGGTAATCATCAAATCGTTGAAGACTCCTTCGCGTATTTCCCGGATCTTGTTATCTTTCAATCGTAACAATTTCAAAAGTGGCAAATTCGAAAACGATCCTCGCTCAACACTCGCAACTTGACTTCCGTCCAAAACGAAATCAACGAGATATTGAAGATCCCTAACGGCGTCCTTGTACAAAACGGGAACTGTTTGATTGATGATTTGAACGTAAGACACTTTTTCCAACGTTCCGATTGGTTCCAAACAACCGGAAATACGATCGACGCCTCGTACCCCAACAACCGTTACCGAAACGTTATTAAACGAATGTTGTAAACAACCGGAAGCTTGCGCCCCTAATATTAACGAAGAAAAAAcgagaaaattacgaaaaatcGGCGTCATTTTTCGAGCCAAAAACCGAAACGTACTGAACATGaatgaagaattatttttttcgccCGCTACGATTCCGTTATCTTTTAGTTTGGTCACATCGTTTTTAGATAAGAGGTTGACCTTTGGAGATAGGACCGagtgaaaaataacaaagaggTTCTTCACAACAGTTCATTCTTGGAAACGTTCCTTTTCgatgtcatttttaattataatctattttttaattcggggaagtaaaatgaaaagacacgtgtaattttttcaaaactattttttggCGGGAGTTTTAAAAAACCGAAAAGAgaggattttaattaaactgtagttacaaatttaattacttatttgtttaaacgtAATTAAAAccacttactttgtcccacataaaatgtaacatgtcaatataatttgacattacactAAAACTTCGATGTAAACTCCGTtgtagctcaataaaaatatacaatattctAGCGCTGAATGACAAATAAAACTGgactaatactagaactaacactagacctagaactagaaacattccgtttagctgtacttctcttaagacggctaaacctgaatgtttctacttctaggtctaatgttagttctagtgacagtgataAGGGATAACTACTGGTGCTCGAAGGATAACTACTGTTGACAGAAcactagatactgttggcagaagacAATACTACTGAAAGGGGACAAGACATTGCTGGTAAAAGATTAGAAGCTGGCAGAGAGTTAGATACCGCTCGTAGAGGACTGGATACTGCCGGCAGCGAACTAAATACAGCTAATAGAGAGATAGCTactgttgcatatttttattgaactaaaactagaactaacacaagaactagaactagaatcattcgggtttagccgtcttgagagacgtgcggctaaatccgaatatttctagttctcggtctagtgttagttctagtggcaatGGTTTTTGGCactaattttttgattctgtTCAAAAAGTgctatttttttctgattgaAACCAACTATTAAACAATTCATTTCTGTTCAAAGAGAGCTATATTTCATATTAAAGTCGCTTAGGAAAATAAGTTCTGTTTAAAAAAGGATTCCTTGATTTCTATGCAGCATTCATTACGTATTTTGCATTCAagtctttgattatatataatatggattgagctaactgaatatatctactaacaaaaatgtggctcaaggtgaatagacgcagatggaaaacgataatgtgaaagtgtaacaaagatagatatattatatgtcagtacgcttctatatctatctcacttctatcagtacacccattatatggcagtacgcttctatgtctatctcggttcgatcaccttgcgcaagctatctctctcgttggctcaatccatattatatataatcaaagatgGAAACTAATACTCATAAAAAACCTCtgaaatttaaacattgattATGGAACTGGATTAggtatttgtaaaataaatatacaggtgtatctgaatgactgcaacaaacttcaaggggtgattccttagtgaattttaagggtactttgatatatgaaccatgggcgacttcggcccccctaaggagctacgcCCCtctaaaaatggcggaaaattttggtttaatttcttcttctcaaaaaccataaacactaggaaaatgaaatttggggaatatgtttaactcataatagggcacgttttgaccctatttgcaCTTTCAatctacccttctaaactactaaacgaaaccaccccctttacatttttgctaaaatttttttttatgcagatgataaatacatagaaaaattttacataggtagatgaaagtatcctaaaacttttttgtctctctaaaatttttccaaaaacgactaatttttgagaaaaaaaataataaagcaaacacagcccgttaaacaacggggttgtcgatcaaaaataggaatgaattattaatgaaaaaatcttagtaggctttgcaatctttgtcagaaatatttttgacgtttaaatgtcagttttttcttactattattattgtttttcaaattaattgttaaataaagttctatcgcatttacgctcgttcactcgacgtttccaaattttaaa
Proteins encoded:
- the LOC139432242 gene encoding chondroadherin-like, whose translation is MFSTFRFLARKMTPIFRNFLVFSSLILGAQASGCLQHSFNNVSVTVVGVRGVDRISGCLEPIGTLEKVSYVQIINQTVPVLYKDAVRDLQYLVDFVLDGSQVASVERGSFSNLPLLKLLRLKDNKIREIREGVFNDLMITELNLSNNDIVRIERGALDRLPNLEVVNFDRNRIQTWNEDWFLQTPNVNTLSFQENEIKRIPRRAFQNVHGTHQIAGRKVMTNIFLNNNLISDVDPKSLEGISALGWLFLNKNEIRVIPDDFLDNIEQIDWLKLNFNQLNCLPEKIFDKVPNVVNYLEGNPLNEDCKTRFKL